A single Salmo trutta chromosome 14, fSalTru1.1, whole genome shotgun sequence DNA region contains:
- the LOC115208198 gene encoding uncharacterized protein LOC115208198 isoform X3 gives MTLFIPDMAGRLFLLILLFDTFQYIKAKDLPQPSLTVIPAVIKERDSVQLNCQTPPSVSECYFKMEGQVEFTLPSPCQQTLTGTLLVRWTGQSSPAEVKIQCQYSATGSQFRSIYSEPSTVTIQDTPQLTVNSTVIRETESVQLSCDTPPSLHVSNCYFYIEVGKNLPDSLCTQTITGTELLKRAGPTFPVVVKVKCYYAVGKSHTSPFSNPVSVTVQDPKPDITVHFDVYFNVICLIPGSVSPDTTCNLYVGEESHPSFTEKIKKRKAPSASKQPFCQFTPIHSDLISRLQSVRSKEVSCDYKVSSGPNSLSPRSDGYSFTDLVGFHISDPTTIQTPSIAVDLTPGPRSTLPPSTNVSPTEDTTVTPTASK, from the exons ATGACATTGTTCATCCCTGATATGGCTGGTCGTCTGTTTTTGCTCATCCTCCTTTTCG ATACCTTCCAGTACATCAAAGCCAAAG ATCTTCCTCAGCCCAGTCTGACAGTGATTCCTGCAGTCATCAAAGAGAGAGACTCAGTTCAGCTGAACTGTCAGactcctccatctgtctctgaGTGTTACTTCAAAATGGAAGGGCAAGTGGAATTCACCCTACCATCACCCTGTCAACAGACACTCACAGGAACACTACTGGTGAGGTGGACAGGTCAGAGTTCACCAGCTGAGGTCAAAATACAATGTCAGTACAGTGCTACAGGTTCACAGTTTAGATCCATATACAGTGAGCCTTCAACAGTCACAATTCAGG ACACTCCTCAGCTGACAGTGAATTCTACAGTCATCAGAGAGACAGAATCAGTTCAGCTGAGTTGTGatactcctccatctctccatgtgTCTAACTGTTACTTCTACATAGAGGTGGGGAAGAATCTTCCAGACTCATTGTGTACGCAGACAATAACAGGAACTGAGCTGCTGAAGAGGGCAGGTCCAACATTTCCAGTTGTGGTCAAAGTGAAGTGTTACTATGCTGTAGGGAAGTCTCACACATCTCCTTTTAGTAACCCTGTCTCAGTCACTGTTCAGG ATCCAAAACCAGACATTACAGTCCATTTTGATGTGTACTTCAACGTCATCTGTTTGATTCCTGGATCCGTCAGTCCTGACACCACCTGTAACCTGTATGTTGGAGAGGAGAGTCATCCATCCTTCACAGAAAAGATCAAGAAGAGAAAAGCCCCCTCAGCATCCAAACAGCCGTTTTGTCAATTCACTCCAATACATAGTGATCTGATCAGTCGTCTACAGTCAGTGAGGAGTAAGGAGGTGAGCTGTGATTACAAAGTGAGCTCAGgaccaaactctctctctccacgcaGTGATGGGTACAGCTTTACAG ATCTGGTGGGATTTCACATCAGTGATCCAACAACTATACAGACACCTTCTATAGCAG
- the LOC115208198 gene encoding uncharacterized protein LOC115208198 isoform X5: MTLFIPDMAGRLFLLILLFDTFQYIKAKDLPQPSLTVIPAVIKERDSVQLNCQTPPSVSECYFKMEGQVEFTLPSPCQQTLTGTLLVRWTGQSSPAEVKIQCQYSATGSQFRSIYSEPSTVTIQDTPQLTVNSTVIRETESVQLSCDTPPSLHVSNCYFYIEVGKNLPDSLCTQTITGTELLKRAGPTFPVVVKVKCYYAVGKSHTSPFSNPVSVTVQDPKPDITVHFDVYFNVICLIPGSVSPDTTCNLYVGEESHPSFTEKIKKRKAPSASKQPFCQFTPIHSDLISRLQSVRSKEVSCDYKVSSGPNSLSPRSDGYSFTDLVGFHISDPTTIQTPSIAGSCQQQSTPYLS; encoded by the exons ATGACATTGTTCATCCCTGATATGGCTGGTCGTCTGTTTTTGCTCATCCTCCTTTTCG ATACCTTCCAGTACATCAAAGCCAAAG ATCTTCCTCAGCCCAGTCTGACAGTGATTCCTGCAGTCATCAAAGAGAGAGACTCAGTTCAGCTGAACTGTCAGactcctccatctgtctctgaGTGTTACTTCAAAATGGAAGGGCAAGTGGAATTCACCCTACCATCACCCTGTCAACAGACACTCACAGGAACACTACTGGTGAGGTGGACAGGTCAGAGTTCACCAGCTGAGGTCAAAATACAATGTCAGTACAGTGCTACAGGTTCACAGTTTAGATCCATATACAGTGAGCCTTCAACAGTCACAATTCAGG ACACTCCTCAGCTGACAGTGAATTCTACAGTCATCAGAGAGACAGAATCAGTTCAGCTGAGTTGTGatactcctccatctctccatgtgTCTAACTGTTACTTCTACATAGAGGTGGGGAAGAATCTTCCAGACTCATTGTGTACGCAGACAATAACAGGAACTGAGCTGCTGAAGAGGGCAGGTCCAACATTTCCAGTTGTGGTCAAAGTGAAGTGTTACTATGCTGTAGGGAAGTCTCACACATCTCCTTTTAGTAACCCTGTCTCAGTCACTGTTCAGG ATCCAAAACCAGACATTACAGTCCATTTTGATGTGTACTTCAACGTCATCTGTTTGATTCCTGGATCCGTCAGTCCTGACACCACCTGTAACCTGTATGTTGGAGAGGAGAGTCATCCATCCTTCACAGAAAAGATCAAGAAGAGAAAAGCCCCCTCAGCATCCAAACAGCCGTTTTGTCAATTCACTCCAATACATAGTGATCTGATCAGTCGTCTACAGTCAGTGAGGAGTAAGGAGGTGAGCTGTGATTACAAAGTGAGCTCAGgaccaaactctctctctccacgcaGTGATGGGTACAGCTTTACAG ATCTGGTGGGATTTCACATCAGTGATCCAACAACTATACAGACACCTTCTATAGCAG GAAGCTGTCAACAACAATCAACACCTTATCTGTCCTGA
- the LOC115208198 gene encoding uncharacterized protein LOC115208198 isoform X4, producing MTLFIPDMAGRLFLLILLFDTFQYIKAKDLPQPSLTVIPAVIKERDSVQLNCQTPPSVSECYFKMEGQVEFTLPSPCQQTLTGTLLVRWTGQSSPAEVKIQCQYSATGSQFRSIYSEPSTVTIQDTPQLTVNSTVIRETESVQLSCDTPPSLHVSNCYFYIEVGKNLPDSLCTQTITGTELLKRAGPTFPVVVKVKCYYAVGKSHTSPFSNPVSVTVQDPKPDITVHFDVYFNVICLIPGSVSPDTTCNLYVGEESHPSFTEKIKKRKAPSASKQPFCQFTPIHSDLISRLQSVRSKEVSCDYKVSSGPNSLSPRSDGYSFTDLVGFHISDPTTIQTPSIAVDLTPGPRSTLPPSTNV from the exons ATGACATTGTTCATCCCTGATATGGCTGGTCGTCTGTTTTTGCTCATCCTCCTTTTCG ATACCTTCCAGTACATCAAAGCCAAAG ATCTTCCTCAGCCCAGTCTGACAGTGATTCCTGCAGTCATCAAAGAGAGAGACTCAGTTCAGCTGAACTGTCAGactcctccatctgtctctgaGTGTTACTTCAAAATGGAAGGGCAAGTGGAATTCACCCTACCATCACCCTGTCAACAGACACTCACAGGAACACTACTGGTGAGGTGGACAGGTCAGAGTTCACCAGCTGAGGTCAAAATACAATGTCAGTACAGTGCTACAGGTTCACAGTTTAGATCCATATACAGTGAGCCTTCAACAGTCACAATTCAGG ACACTCCTCAGCTGACAGTGAATTCTACAGTCATCAGAGAGACAGAATCAGTTCAGCTGAGTTGTGatactcctccatctctccatgtgTCTAACTGTTACTTCTACATAGAGGTGGGGAAGAATCTTCCAGACTCATTGTGTACGCAGACAATAACAGGAACTGAGCTGCTGAAGAGGGCAGGTCCAACATTTCCAGTTGTGGTCAAAGTGAAGTGTTACTATGCTGTAGGGAAGTCTCACACATCTCCTTTTAGTAACCCTGTCTCAGTCACTGTTCAGG ATCCAAAACCAGACATTACAGTCCATTTTGATGTGTACTTCAACGTCATCTGTTTGATTCCTGGATCCGTCAGTCCTGACACCACCTGTAACCTGTATGTTGGAGAGGAGAGTCATCCATCCTTCACAGAAAAGATCAAGAAGAGAAAAGCCCCCTCAGCATCCAAACAGCCGTTTTGTCAATTCACTCCAATACATAGTGATCTGATCAGTCGTCTACAGTCAGTGAGGAGTAAGGAGGTGAGCTGTGATTACAAAGTGAGCTCAGgaccaaactctctctctccacgcaGTGATGGGTACAGCTTTACAG ATCTGGTGGGATTTCACATCAGTGATCCAACAACTATACAGACACCTTCTATAGCAG